In Hyphomicrobium denitrificans ATCC 51888, the DNA window GCGCCATATCGCATTGCCACGTCTGCAAGCTCTGCACGGCGGTCGCAACGGCGACGAGAGACGTGGAGCAGGCGGTGACGATGTTGAGCGCCGGGCCTTTGAGGTCGAGCTTATAGGCGACGCGTGTGGTGAGATAATCCTTCTCGTTGCCCATCATCGTGGTGAGCCAGCCTACGAGATCGGTCACGTCCTTACGGTCGATGAGATTGCGCAGGAAGTAGGTGTTGTTGCTGGAGCCTGCGAAGAGCCCGATCGATCCGGCGAAGGCACGCGGATCGTAGCCTGCGTCTTCGAGGACTTCCCACGATGCTTCGAGGAACAGCCGCTGTTGCGGGTCGAGAACTTCCGCCTCGCGCGGCGTGATGCCGAAGAAGCCCGCGTCGAATTTGTCGACATCGGCAAGGATGCCGCGCGCCGCGACATAGGCCGGGTCCAAACGCGCCGCCATCTCGTCGGGATCGGCCGGCTCGAGTTCGTTGGGGCTGAAGTGGCTGATCGTTTCGCGGCCTGCGATCAGGTTCTGCCAAAGCTCGCGAGGCGAGCGCGCGCCCGGAAAACGGCCTGCCAGTCCGATGATGGCAATCCCGTCGTTTGAATCGTAATTCTGCGCATAGGACATCGTCAGCCCAGCTTCGTTCGAGAACGCTGTTTTGCGAGGGCAGCGCGCTGCTTCATGGCGCGGTCTGCGGCCTCACCTGCCGGCTGGGAAGCAAATGCAGTGCCATCTCCGCCATCGAGGCTGGTTGCCAGCGCCCGGATGGTTGGATGAGCCAGAAGCTTAACGATCTGCACGCGCACGCCGAACGCTTCTTCTATGAGTTTATGCATGCGCAACAATAGGAGAGATTGGCCGCCGGCGTCGAAGAAATTATCGTCAATGCCGACGTCGGAGCGGCCGAGGAGCTTGCTCCAGATTTCTGCAAGGCGTCGCTCCGTCGAAGTCGTGGCAGTCGCGGATGAAGATGTCCTGACCCTTTGCACAACGGCTGCGCGGGCTGCGGCGGCCTTTCCGCGTCTCTCCGCCGGCAGTCGTCCCAAGACATCGGCGAGCGTGGTTTCCGGTCGGCTCGCGGCGAGTGCGGCGAACACGACGGGCAAATCGTTTGCGATGGCGTTAACCGTTTCGCGATCCAGGCGAGCGGAATGGGAGATGAGCCGAAGGATCAGCTCGTCGCCTGGGCTTGCGGCAATCGTCAGAGCGTAATTTGTCGCTTCCGGCGTCTGAACCGGGACCAGCTTGGCGTCGCGGCCGAGCTGGCCGATCGCCGCATCGACCTGGTAGTTTTGGAACACGATCAAGCTGTCGAACAGGCGGTTGTTCCAAGATACGTCACTGACGCCCTGGATGGCGTCGAGCGGCGTATACTGATGTTGATTGAGATCGAGCTGCTGTTTCTGCAGTCGGCCGAGCCAGCCGTGCAGGGCTGTATCGGCAGGCAATGCAACCCGAACCGGCACGTTGGTGACGCAGGGGCCGATCAGCGTTTCGATGCCCTCGATATGATCCGGACGCCCGGAGAGCGTCGCGCCGAAGACGACATCGCGCGCGTCCGCATAGTGCGAAAGCAGCAGGGCCCAAGCAGCCTGCACAAGCGTGCTCTGGGTGCTTTCGGTCGCGAGCGCCAGAGCGCGCAAGTCCTTGGTCAAGTCGCGCGATACGCGAACGATGGTTTCATCCGGATGCGCGGCCGTCGCGCCGGGCGATTGCGCCGGTGGGCTGGAAAGCGCGAAGGGTGTCGGCTGCGTGATGCCTGCGAGCGCGTTGCGCCAGTAGCCGTGCGAACCGGTGGGATCTTGCTGCGACGTCCATTTCACATACTGGACGAACCCTACGGGGCTTTGCAGCGCCGCAGGCCGCTTGTCCTGCAACGCCGCGTAGATTTCCGTGATTTCGCGGAAGAGAAGCGGCCAAGACCAGCCGTCGATATAGAGATGGTGGGTGGTCCAAACGAGCTGCCATTCGGCGTCGGCCGTGCGCAGCAATGCGATGCGCATCAGCGGCGGGCGAGCGTGGTCGAACGGTGTTTGTGCGTCTTTTGATAGTGTTTGCTGAAGTGCGTTCTGGCGATCGGCGGAATTGAGGTGACGCCAGTCTTCCTCGCGCCAGGGAAGCGTCGCCTCGGGCAGCACGACCTGGATCGGTTCGACGTTGGGCAAAGTCGCGAATGCCGACCGCAGGATCGGATGTCGCGCGATGGCTTGTTCGAACGCCTGACGCAGCAATGCAGACTCAAGGCCGCCGTCGATCCGGAATTGCCACTGCTCGAGCCCGACCGAAGAACCGGCCTGCTCCATGACATGGAATAGGCGCTGCATCGGAGTCAGCGGATAGGCATCGCCGAAGCCCGGATAGTTGGCCCAGAGTTCGTCGACTTGATCTTGTGTCAGGCTCAGAAGGGGGAAGTCCGACGGCGTGCGTCCGGCGTTCTGCGGCTCGCGGCAATGGCGAGTGACGGCCTTGAGTTGCGCTATGAAATCGGACGCCAACTGCTCGACGGTCGCACGCGCGATCTGGCTTTCGCCGAAAATCCATTCGACGCTTAATTTGCCGGACCGGATTTGCGCCAGTACTTCCAGCGCATGCGTGCGTTTGTTCTGAGGCGCATGCCAGGGGCCTGCGGATTCAGGAGCGAAGGCGAACAACGAGGAGTCGCGCGTCACCTGATCGAACTGCCCAAGGTAATTGAACAGAATCTGCGGGCGCTGGGCGCTCGCGAGCTTGGTGCGCACGGTCGCGTCTTCAGCGTTGTAGCGCAGCAGACCATAGGACAGGCCACGATCTGGGATGGCCCGTGTCTGCTCCTTGATCGACTTCAGTGCCGTTCCAACCGAGGCATCGGCTTTCAGGTCCAGACGCAACGGAAAGAGCGACGTGAACCAGCCGATGCTGCGCGACAGGTCGAGGCCCGCGCCAATGTCCTCGCGGCCGTGGCCCTCCATTTCGATCAGGAAGGATGTGCCGCCAGTGGTTTGCCGGAGCGTCGAGGCGAGAGCCGTCAGCAGAGCGTCGTTGATTTGGGTTCGGTACGCAGTCGGAACGTCTTGCAGAAGCGCTGTCGTCTCCGTGGGATCAAGTTCGACGGTCAACGAGGTGGCTTCGGCTTCGAGGCTCGCGTCGTGCGAGACGACGGGCAATGCCGTGGCGGGCGCGTCCAGCATGCGCAGCCAAGTTGTTGCGGTCGCCGTGACGTGTGGATCGTGAGCGTACGCGGCGAGGCGCGCGGCGTGGGCCTGGAATGAGCTGCTATGGGGCGGGAGGTTTACAGGCTGCCCTTGCGCGAGTGCGCTGTATGCCGCTTCGAGATCTTCCAACAAAATGCGCCAGGAAACGCCGTCGATGGCAAGGTGATGTGCCGCCAGCATCAGGCGGCCGGGCTTCCCGTTCCCAAGGGTGAAGTGCACAGCGCGGATCAACGGCCCTTGCGCAATGTCGAGTTTAGCCTGCTCGGTGGCGGAGATGCTTTCGATCTGAGCTGTCTGCGTCGCTACGTCGAGAGACGAAAGGTCGTGGCTGATGACGTCGACCTGCGGCGCGTCGTCAGCGAGCCGCGCCGACCAGCTTGCTCCGTCGTTAGCAAAACGCAGACGGAACGCATCGTGATGATCGCAGACTGCGGTCAGCGCTCGCCCGAGGTGCGCGTGATCGAGATCGTGCGGCACCTCGAAGACGAACGCCTGGTTCCAGTAATCGGGGGTCGTGAAATTCTGTTCGAAGAACCAGTTCTGGATCGGGGTCAACGAAACGGCACCCGTGGGCCGTGCCGTAGGCGCGATGTCGCGATGCTCGCGGCTATCGATGCAGCGGGCCAACGCGGCGACGGTCGGATGCTCGAACAGATCGCGGGTCGTAAAGTTTGTGATGCCAGCCTGACGGCATTTCGCGACGACCTGGATGCTGAGGATTGAATCGCCGCCGAGTGCGAAAAAGTTATCGTCCGCGCCGACGCGTTCGATGCGAAGAACGGCAGCCCAGGCGTTTGCGATCTTGCGCTCGGTTTCGGATCGCGGTTCGACGAAGCTCCGCTGATTGTTGTTTTGGCTCTGATCGTCTGCTTGCGGCGCAGGGAGCTTGGCGCGGTCGAGCTTGCCGTTGGCGTTGAGCGGCAGCACCGGCACTTTGATGAAGTGCGCCGGGATCATGTACGGAGGCAACGTTTCGGTGAGCGCGCTGCGCAGCGCGAGCGCGTCGAGCGGGCTCGAATCCTTGCCGATGATGTAGGCGGCCAACCTCTTGTCGCCGGGCGTGTCTTCGCGCGCGATGACGGCGGCGTCAGCCACGCCGGGGCATTGCTTCAGCGCTGCTTCGATTTCTCCGAGCTCGATGCGGAAGCCGCGTATTTTGACCTGCAAGTCAATGCGGCCGAGGAATTCCAGGTCACCGTCCGGAAGTCTGCGTGCGAGGTCGCCGGACCTATAGAGTTTCGTTGCGTGCAACGGATCGAACGGGTCGGTCACGAAGCGCTGGGCGGTTAGCTCGGGGCGGTTGAGATATCCGTCCGCGACGCCCGGACCGCCGACCCAGATTTCTCCGGGGACGCCGACAGGCACAGGCTCGCCGCGTTCGTCCAGCAAGAGAATGTAAAGATCGGGAATGGGTTCGCCGATGACGCTGCCGGTGCCGGCGTCGATGTCCGCCCGCGTGATGATGCGGTAGGTGACATGCACGGTCGTTTCGGTGATGCCGTACATGTTGATCAGGCGCGGCTTCTGATCTCCGTAGCGCTCGACCCAAGGTTTGAGCGACTGCAGCTCGAGCGCTTCGCCCGCGAAGATGATTTCGCGCAGCGCGAACTTTGCCGGAGTGTCGGTGAGGTCAGCCTGTATGAGCTGACGGAATGCGGACGGCGTCTGGCAGAGGATGGTTACCTGCTCTTTCAAGAGCAGGTCGCGATAAGCGACGGGATCGCGGCTCACCCAATACGGCACGACGACAATGCTGCCGCCGTGGAGCAGCGCGCCCCATAGCTCCCAGACCGAAACATCGAAGGCGTAGGAATGAAAGAGCGTCCAGCGGTCTTTTTCGTTGAACCCGTACCAGTGGGTCGTTGCACTGAACAGGCGCGCGACGTTGGCGTGCGTTACGAGCACGCCTTTGGGTTTGCCCGTCGAGCCTGACGTATAGATGACGTATGCGAGATCGTCGGGAGTCGATATGCTCTCGGGATCTGTCTCCGGAAAGCCGTTTCCCGCGGTGGCGATGTCGAGGCATTCGGCGTCGAGCTTCAAGGAGTCCGAGACCGTGCTGCTTGCAAGCACGAGGCGGGCGTTCGCGTCCTCGACGATGAAGGCGAGCCGATCCTTCGGATAATCCGGATCGATCGGCACATAGGCGGCGCCGGCCTTTATGATCGCAAGAATTCCGATCGCGATGTCGGCGTTGCGTTCGACGGCGAGGCCGACGAAATCGTTTCGCTTTACGCCTTTCTGCCGGAGCGCGTGCGCGAGCCGATTGGCTTTGGCGTTGAGTTCGCGATAGCTCAACGTCAGTTCGCCCGCGACCACGGCTTCCGCATCGGGTGTCAGCCGGACGCGAGCTTCGAACAAGCTTTGCAGGGTCGAGACGGCATAGCCGGAACGGCTCTCCGGGTCGTTGGCCAAAAGCGCTGCTCGCTCGGTGGCGGGCAGCATCTGCAATTCGTTCAAGTTCGTGGCGTGATCCTGGCCGGCAAGTCTATCTGCGATGCCGGTCAACAGTTCTTCGAGATAGCGCAGCACGCGGTGCGCGACGTCGTCTTCGAAACGATCGCGTGCGTACTCGATGCGCAGCAGCAGGCGTTCCCCGCCATAGGCGATGAGCGCGAGCGGGAAATTCGTCTGGCCGATATATTGGAACGAGCGCTGTTGCCAGGCGCCGCCAAGCGCCTTCAGCTGCGCATCGAGCGGTGCGTGTTCGTAAACGACGAGCGTTTCGAACAGCGGGCGGCCGCGTTCGATGTCGCTCCAGCCTTGAACCCGGACAAGCGGGGTGTGTTCATGCGCTCGTGTGTCCATGCTCTGATCACGGATGGCGCGCAGCCAGTCTCCGAGGTCTGCGGCACCATTGACGTTGATGCGCACGGGAAGCGTGTTGATCAGAATGCCGACGATGTCATTAGCGCCTGGAACGCCCGATTTTCGGCAAGCGCGCGTTGCGCCGAAAACAACATCGCGTTCGTTGCTCAGGCGGCTGAGTAAAATCGCCCACGCGCCCTGAAGGAGCGTATTCATCGTCACGTTTGCGGCGGACGCGGCTTGTCTCAGCTTCTTCGTTGCTTCGGGGGACAGACGGCTTTCGACATTGCCGAATGCTTCGCCGCTATCGTTTCGGGGCGCAGTGCCGTCTCGCTCGACCCAGATTTTCAGCGGGGCGCTAAACCCGGCAAGAAGGTCCTTCCAGTAACGTTCGGCGCCTTGATCTTTCCGGTCTTTCAGCCATTCGACGTGCTGGCGAAATTCGGGCAGTGCGGGCAGCGGCACTTCTGAAGCTTGCCGCGTATCGGCGACGTCGAAAACATCGCGCAGCACGATCGGGAAGGAGCGCCCGTCGAGAATGATGTGATGGAACGTCCAAACCATCATGAGTTCGGACGCCGTCCGGATGAACGTCAGCCGCATGAGCGGGGCCTGGCTGAGATCGAAGCCTTGCCGGCGATCGTCAGCGAGGAAGCGTTCCAAACGGCTATTCAATTCCTCCGGAGCAGAGGCGCGCCAATCGAAATGCGAAACCGGTAATTCGGGCGACTTATGAACCTGCTGCATCGGCTCGGGGCAATCGAGCCATCGGAATGACGTGCGCAAAACGGGATGGCGGCGTAATGCAAATTGCCAGCCTTCGATAAGGCTCTCAACATCCGTGTCTTTTTCGAGTTTGGCGACGATCTGCTCGATATCGATGCCGCTATCCGGGCGGGTCATCGCATGCAGCAGCATTCCCGCCTGAATGGGGGAAATGCCATAGGCGTCACTGAACTGTTGTAACATTTCGCAATCGCTTGCCGCAAAACGCAAATTTGGCGGCAGCCTCCCTCGTAAACTTGGAGTACTTTAATACGCCTATTTAGGATACGTATTGCTCACTAGTGATTTTAGTAAAAATTTGTGATGTTTCTACGGCCGTGGGCTGATTATCTGTATCAGGTGTAAACGAATGCCGAAACTAAGGGTTGGGGACTTGGTTGTCGTCCGCTCAGCGGATGAAATCTTGCGTACGCTCGATGACAATGGCGCGCTCGATGGCCTTCCTTTTATGCCGGAAATGGTGAGCTGGTGCGGTCAGGCTTTTCGCGTTCAGCGGCAGGTTCATAAAACCTGTGTCGATGGTCATGCGCTGCGGGTATTTCCGTCAAACGATGTCGTGGTTCTGAGCGGTCCGCGCTGCGACGGCAGCGGGCACGACGGATGTAAACATGCATGCAGAATATACTGGAAGGAAAGTTGGCTTCGGTCGGCCAGCGAGAAAGAGCAAGTCGCGGCCGATCCTAAACTCGATGAATTGCGTGCTCGGCTGAAGATAAAGACGGATGAAACGCATTATTTCTGCCAATCGACGGAATTGTACAAATCGACCCGCGAAGCGACGATCAATGGAAAGTTCAAAAGGCTGCGCATCGCGGCGAGCGAGATATTAAGCGGCGATCTTCGCGCGTTTCAGGCCGTACGCCTGTTCGCGACCTTCTATTGGCAAAAGCTGCTGCGGTTTTCAGGTTGTGACAATCGCCTGCGGGGTAATCAGAAGCCGACACCCAAACAGTCGTTGAATCTTCAACCCGGCGAAATCGTGCGGGTGAAATCGCAGGCGGAGATCGTCGGCACGCTCGATTACAAGATGTCGAACCGGGGTCTCTCGCTTTGCCACGAGATGATGAGATGCTGTGGACGTGAAGCCGGCGTCAGAGCTCGTGTCGACAGAATGATCAATGAACAAACGGGCGTGATGCGGGAAATCTCAGACACCGTCACGCTCAGCAGTATGATAGGCTGCGGTGGGCTCGGAGAAGAGTGCCTGTGCTACGATGAACCCGGCGATTGCCCTCGCGGCGAACTGATGTATTGGCGGGAAATCTGGCTTGAACGCGTGAACAAGTGAACGAAGGCATTCGACATCCGGCAGCGCGCCTCGCGATTGAGGCTGACGATCTCGACGTTTTTGCCGTGAGCCTCGATGCACCTGAGGATGTGCGCGCGAGGTTATGGTCGCATCTTTCGCCCGAAGAACGCCAGAACGCCGAAACGTTTGTCTTTCCCGAGCACCAGCAGCGCTACGTCGTGGGCCGCGGCATGTTGCGAGAGCTGCTTGCGCCGCGGCTCGGCATTCCTCCCGGTGCAATTGAATTCATTGGGAACGCCTATGGGAAGCCAAGGCTTGCCGACGTTCATCGCGCGGCGGAGTTGAATTTCAACGTCTCTCATTCGGGATCGCTGGCTCTCTATGCCTTCTGCCGCGATCGCGACGTTGGTGTCGATGTCGAGCTGATGCGCGAGATCGAAGACGCGGATGATTTGGCGGAACGCTTCTTTTCGCCAGCCGAGGCGGCAGCGTTAGCGGCATTGCCAGCAGATCAGAAGTCGCTGGCATTTCTCGCGTGCTGGACGCGAAAAGAGGCTTTCATCAAGGCCATTGGGCTCGGGCTCAGCTGTCCGCTCGATGCGTTCGACGTCAGCCTGGACCCAGAGGCGCCTGCGCGCCTTCTGCGGATCGATCCGAGCATTGACAGCGTT includes these proteins:
- a CDS encoding non-ribosomal peptide synthetase gives rise to the protein MLQQFSDAYGISPIQAGMLLHAMTRPDSGIDIEQIVAKLEKDTDVESLIEGWQFALRRHPVLRTSFRWLDCPEPMQQVHKSPELPVSHFDWRASAPEELNSRLERFLADDRRQGFDLSQAPLMRLTFIRTASELMMVWTFHHIILDGRSFPIVLRDVFDVADTRQASEVPLPALPEFRQHVEWLKDRKDQGAERYWKDLLAGFSAPLKIWVERDGTAPRNDSGEAFGNVESRLSPEATKKLRQAASAANVTMNTLLQGAWAILLSRLSNERDVVFGATRACRKSGVPGANDIVGILINTLPVRINVNGAADLGDWLRAIRDQSMDTRAHEHTPLVRVQGWSDIERGRPLFETLVVYEHAPLDAQLKALGGAWQQRSFQYIGQTNFPLALIAYGGERLLLRIEYARDRFEDDVAHRVLRYLEELLTGIADRLAGQDHATNLNELQMLPATERAALLANDPESRSGYAVSTLQSLFEARVRLTPDAEAVVAGELTLSYRELNAKANRLAHALRQKGVKRNDFVGLAVERNADIAIGILAIIKAGAAYVPIDPDYPKDRLAFIVEDANARLVLASSTVSDSLKLDAECLDIATAGNGFPETDPESISTPDDLAYVIYTSGSTGKPKGVLVTHANVARLFSATTHWYGFNEKDRWTLFHSYAFDVSVWELWGALLHGGSIVVVPYWVSRDPVAYRDLLLKEQVTILCQTPSAFRQLIQADLTDTPAKFALREIIFAGEALELQSLKPWVERYGDQKPRLINMYGITETTVHVTYRIITRADIDAGTGSVIGEPIPDLYILLLDERGEPVPVGVPGEIWVGGPGVADGYLNRPELTAQRFVTDPFDPLHATKLYRSGDLARRLPDGDLEFLGRIDLQVKIRGFRIELGEIEAALKQCPGVADAAVIAREDTPGDKRLAAYIIGKDSSPLDALALRSALTETLPPYMIPAHFIKVPVLPLNANGKLDRAKLPAPQADDQSQNNNQRSFVEPRSETERKIANAWAAVLRIERVGADDNFFALGGDSILSIQVVAKCRQAGITNFTTRDLFEHPTVAALARCIDSREHRDIAPTARPTGAVSLTPIQNWFFEQNFTTPDYWNQAFVFEVPHDLDHAHLGRALTAVCDHHDAFRLRFANDGASWSARLADDAPQVDVISHDLSSLDVATQTAQIESISATEQAKLDIAQGPLIRAVHFTLGNGKPGRLMLAAHHLAIDGVSWRILLEDLEAAYSALAQGQPVNLPPHSSSFQAHAARLAAYAHDPHVTATATTWLRMLDAPATALPVVSHDASLEAEATSLTVELDPTETTALLQDVPTAYRTQINDALLTALASTLRQTTGGTSFLIEMEGHGREDIGAGLDLSRSIGWFTSLFPLRLDLKADASVGTALKSIKEQTRAIPDRGLSYGLLRYNAEDATVRTKLASAQRPQILFNYLGQFDQVTRDSSLFAFAPESAGPWHAPQNKRTHALEVLAQIRSGKLSVEWIFGESQIARATVEQLASDFIAQLKAVTRHCREPQNAGRTPSDFPLLSLTQDQVDELWANYPGFGDAYPLTPMQRLFHVMEQAGSSVGLEQWQFRIDGGLESALLRQAFEQAIARHPILRSAFATLPNVEPIQVVLPEATLPWREEDWRHLNSADRQNALQQTLSKDAQTPFDHARPPLMRIALLRTADAEWQLVWTTHHLYIDGWSWPLLFREITEIYAALQDKRPAALQSPVGFVQYVKWTSQQDPTGSHGYWRNALAGITQPTPFALSSPPAQSPGATAAHPDETIVRVSRDLTKDLRALALATESTQSTLVQAAWALLLSHYADARDVVFGATLSGRPDHIEGIETLIGPCVTNVPVRVALPADTALHGWLGRLQKQQLDLNQHQYTPLDAIQGVSDVSWNNRLFDSLIVFQNYQVDAAIGQLGRDAKLVPVQTPEATNYALTIAASPGDELILRLISHSARLDRETVNAIANDLPVVFAALAASRPETTLADVLGRLPAERRGKAAAARAAVVQRVRTSSSATATTSTERRLAEIWSKLLGRSDVGIDDNFFDAGGQSLLLLRMHKLIEEAFGVRVQIVKLLAHPTIRALATSLDGGDGTAFASQPAGEAADRAMKQRAALAKQRSRTKLG
- a CDS encoding 4'-phosphopantetheinyl transferase family protein, which translates into the protein MNEGIRHPAARLAIEADDLDVFAVSLDAPEDVRARLWSHLSPEERQNAETFVFPEHQQRYVVGRGMLRELLAPRLGIPPGAIEFIGNAYGKPRLADVHRAAELNFNVSHSGSLALYAFCRDRDVGVDVELMREIEDADDLAERFFSPAEAAALAALPADQKSLAFLACWTRKEAFIKAIGLGLSCPLDAFDVSLDPEAPARLLRIDPSIDSVSSWSMQGFRPRDGYIAAVAHRPRGLVSQDRLAASSAD